A genomic region of bacterium contains the following coding sequences:
- a CDS encoding outer membrane protein transport protein, with the protein MLKKWLSILVVMSIFCLSYVKEGWTAAFEGPGVCVRPLTMGGAFIGLADDWSAVIWNPAGLTQLEGKGFGFSLDYVPAEASDSNSVANRPLNQINMDQQDVFFQLGGEPTEFNKKDVKSTTYLPTLAGYTSFRGFILSGAIYVPMGYSSDWEDSKEVVQKATYEISSFEIIYNLNVAKQVTDKLSIGAGINLLDWTLEKKAEKKVAGYTQNLDLDGDGQDFEGIISLFCKCRPDLNLGFVYHTGSKIDVKGDAKTQYPFPTGTITPPWIMMYEKSNFTLKQQVPATYILGIAYKPQAKLVITADWHRTDWSKQKKEMSFNQDGLFLKDTVQSVDWKDTNKIRLGAEYTLNELWKLRAGFFTDPSPMPDKAVSLTNLIDIDRVFYTLGAGCKYNNWQVDMGIMHNKQDQTIEGVTYEKKCTSIHIATSRQL; encoded by the coding sequence ATGTTAAAAAAATGGTTAAGTATTTTAGTAGTAATGAGCATCTTTTGTCTTAGCTATGTCAAAGAAGGTTGGACAGCGGCTTTTGAAGGACCGGGGGTATGCGTGCGACCATTAACTATGGGTGGGGCTTTTATTGGTTTAGCCGATGATTGGTCTGCGGTTATCTGGAATCCTGCTGGATTAACACAACTTGAAGGAAAAGGATTTGGGTTTAGCCTGGATTATGTCCCGGCAGAGGCAAGTGACAGTAATTCAGTAGCAAATAGACCTCTGAATCAAATAAATATGGACCAGCAAGATGTTTTCTTTCAATTAGGTGGTGAACCAACCGAATTTAACAAAAAAGATGTAAAATCCACTACCTATTTACCTACTTTAGCAGGTTATACATCCTTTAGAGGATTTATTTTAAGCGGAGCAATCTATGTTCCTATGGGATATTCCTCTGACTGGGAAGATAGCAAAGAGGTAGTGCAAAAAGCTACTTATGAGATATCTAGTTTTGAAATAATCTATAATCTCAATGTAGCTAAGCAAGTAACGGATAAGCTCTCTATCGGTGCAGGTATTAACCTCCTTGATTGGACTTTGGAAAAAAAGGCAGAGAAAAAGGTAGCAGGGTATACTCAAAATTTAGATTTAGATGGCGATGGTCAGGATTTTGAAGGGATAATCAGCTTATTTTGCAAGTGCCGGCCTGATTTAAACCTTGGGTTTGTCTATCACACGGGCAGTAAGATTGATGTAAAAGGAGATGCAAAAACACAATATCCTTTTCCTACAGGAACAATTACACCACCGTGGATAATGATGTACGAAAAATCAAATTTCACGCTTAAACAACAGGTGCCAGCGACATACATTCTGGGGATAGCTTATAAGCCACAAGCAAAGCTGGTCATTACCGCAGATTGGCATCGCACAGACTGGAGTAAGCAGAAGAAAGAGATGAGTTTTAACCAAGACGGATTATTCCTTAAGGATACAGTTCAATCCGTAGATTGGAAGGATACAAACAAAATTCGACTTGGGGCAGAATATACACTTAACGAATTATGGAAACTAAGGGCAGGTTTCTTTACCGACCCATCCCCAATGCCAGACAAAGCAGTCAGTCTAACCAATCTTATTGACATAGATAGAGTATTCTATACCTTGGGTGCAGGTTGTAAGTATAATAATTGGCAGGTTGATATGGGAATTATGCATAACAAACAAGACCAAACTATAGAAGGCGTAACCTACGAGAAAAAATGCACCTCTATTCATATCGCCACAAGTCGCCAACTTTGA
- the galT gene encoding galactose-1-phosphate uridylyltransferase translates to MPELRKDPVTNRWVIIATERAKRPTDFVKISSEVKQSSNCPFCEGNESKTPPEILAYRQSGTQPNTPGWWIRVVSNKYPALQVESPLEKKGISMFDIVSGTGAHEVIIETPKHETDISSIEIRQVEETLWAYRDRSIDLNRDPRFEYILIFKNHGLKAGASLEHPHSQLIATPIIPSAIREEMDGAGQYFKYKDRCVFCDIIREEQKFGERIIMENNDFIAIAPFASRFPFECWILPRVHDPTFPDITRHEVMALAEVLGGILKKIGSVLNNPPFNYMLHTAPCKMDSSQLKHFHWHIELIPRLTDIAGFEWGSGFFINPTPPEEASRYLREEM, encoded by the coding sequence ATGCCAGAATTACGCAAAGACCCGGTCACTAATCGGTGGGTAATTATTGCTACCGAGCGAGCTAAAAGGCCAACAGATTTTGTTAAAATAAGTAGTGAGGTAAAACAATCTTCTAACTGCCCTTTTTGTGAAGGGAATGAATCAAAAACCCCACCTGAAATTCTTGCTTATCGACAATCGGGGACCCAGCCTAATACACCAGGTTGGTGGATACGCGTCGTGTCAAATAAATACCCGGCTTTACAAGTAGAGAGCCCATTAGAAAAGAAGGGGATAAGTATGTTTGATATAGTCAGTGGAACGGGTGCTCATGAAGTAATTATAGAAACGCCAAAACATGAAACAGACATTAGTTCTATTGAAATCAGACAGGTAGAAGAAACACTCTGGGCATATCGGGATAGGTCAATTGACTTGAATCGTGACCCGAGATTTGAATACATACTTATCTTCAAAAATCATGGGCTAAAAGCCGGCGCCTCTTTAGAACATCCTCATTCTCAACTTATTGCTACCCCTATTATACCTTCAGCTATCCGCGAAGAGATGGATGGAGCCGGACAATATTTTAAATATAAAGATAGATGTGTATTTTGTGATATTATTCGTGAGGAACAAAAATTTGGGGAACGAATTATTATGGAAAATAATGATTTTATTGCTATTGCACCTTTTGCCTCACGATTTCCATTTGAGTGCTGGATTTTGCCCAGGGTTCATGACCCGACATTTCCTGATATTACCAGACATGAGGTAATGGCATTAGCTGAAGTTTTAGGTGGCATCCTTAAGAAGATAGGGTCGGTACTCAATAATCCACCATTTAATTACATGCTTCATACCGCACCTTGCAAAATGGATTCTTCCCAACTTAAACATTTCCACTGGCATATTGAGTTAATACCAAGATTAACGGATATTGCCGGTTTTGAATGGGGGTCGGGATTTTTTATTAATCCTACACCACCGGAAGAGGCATCAAGGTATTTGAGAGAAGAAATGTAA